One Chaetodon auriga isolate fChaAug3 chromosome 14, fChaAug3.hap1, whole genome shotgun sequence genomic window carries:
- the tgfb3 gene encoding transforming growth factor beta-3 proprotein, translated as MNLGKALLFFLLSNCVTMTLSLSTCTTVDIDHIKKKRVEAVRGQILSKLRMTSPPQTTGPSQVPFQVLALYNSTKELIEELGRDRQQSCGQDNTETEYYAKEIYKFNMISGPPENNDLPYCPKGITSKVFRFNVSTMEKNSTNLFRAEFRALRINNPSAKRNEQRIELYQILQKDDPKAKQRYIGGKNVLTKGTSEWVSFDVTETVREWLMYRQTNLGLEISVHCPCHTFRPNGDIIENANEVLEVKFKGMEADYDDLSRAKKQKEQPYPHLILMMLPSHRLDAQSSSRRRKRALDTNYCFNNYEENCCVRPLYINFRQDLGWRWIHQPEGYYANFCSGPCPYLRSADTTHSSLLSLYNTLNPEASASPCCVPQDLEPLTILYYVGRSPKVEQLSNMVVKSCKCS; from the exons ATGAATCTGGGCAAAGcacttctgtttttcctcctctcaaaTTGTGTGACAATGACTTTGTCGCTATCCACTTGCACCACTGTGGACATCGACcacataaagaaaaagagagtcGAGGCGGTCCGGGGACAGATTCTCAGTAAACTGCGGATGACCAGTCCGCCTCAAACAACAGGTCCAAGTCAAGTGCCGTTTCAGGTTCTGGCTCTTTATAACAGCACCAAGGAGCTCATTGAGGAGCTGGGGagagacaggcagcagagtTGTGGACAGGATAACACGGAGACTGAGTACTATGCCAAAGAGATTTACAAGTTCAACATGATCAGTGGTCCGCCAGAAAACA ATGACCTCCCCTACTGTCCTAAGGGTATCACCTCCAAGGTATTCCGCTTCAACGTCTCCACCATGGAGAAGAACTCCACCAACTTGTTCCGCGCCGAGTTCCGAGCCCTGCGGATCAACAACCCCAGCGCCAAGAGAAACGAGCAGAGGATTGAGCTCTACCAG ATCCTCCAGAAAGACGACCCCAAAGCCAAACAGCGCTACATTGGGGGCAAGAACGTCCTGACCAAGGGAACGTCTGAGTGGGTCTCCTTTgatgtgacagagacagtgagggagTGGCTGATGTACCGAC AGACCAATCTTGGCCTGGAGATCAGCGTGCATTGTCCCTGCCACACTTTCAGGCCTAATGGTGACATCATCGAGAACGCCAATGAGGTGCTGGAGGTCAAGTTCAAAG GTATGGAAGCGGACTATGATGATCTGAGCCGTGcgaaaaaacaaaaggagcagCCCTACCCCCACCTCATCCTCATGATGCTCCCTTCCCACAGGCTGGATGCCCAATCCTCCTCCCGCAGGCGCAAGCGGGCACTTGACACCAATTACTGCTTCAA CAATTATGAGGAGAACTGCTGTGTGCGACCACTATATATTAACTTCCGGCAGGATCTGGGCTGGAGGTGGATCCATCAGCCTGAAGGGTACTATGCTAACTTCTGCTCTGGTCCCTGTCCTTACCTACGCAGTGCAGACACCACCCACAGCTCG CTGCTAAGCCTGTACAACACCTTGAACCCCGAAGCGTCAGCCTCACCCTGCTGTGTTCCTCAGGACTTGGAGCCCCTCACCATCCTCTACTACGTGGGTCGCTCCCCTAAAGTCGAGCAGCTCTCCAACATGGTGGTCAAGTCCTGCAAGTGCAGCTAG